The Streptomyces durmitorensis genome contains the following window.
GCGACGACCCGGTCGAGCAGAAGGCCCGCCTGTGGAAGGGGCCCATCGCGCGGACCGGCACCCCGGCCGCCACGCTCGACTTCATGGACAAGTCGCAGTGGTGGAGCTACGAGAGCGACGAGCGCCCCTACCCCGCATGCCGCGAGAAGCCCGAGGTCTGTGTCGACGGACCGCTCTCCGTGCAGGGCCCGGTGATCCCGGACGCCGTCGGTGATGTCAACGGCGACGGTCGCGCCGACATCGCCATCAACGACTACACCGGCGACGGAACCTGGACCAACAGCATCCTGTACGGCAGCCCCACCGGCTTCAAGCGCGGTCACGGGGCGGGCGCCAAGGGGCAGTTGGGCCTCGGCGACATCAACGGCGACCACTACGACGACCTGGTCGTCGGCGAGAGCAACTACGACGAGGCCGACGCCAAGGTCAGGGTCGCCTATGGCTCGGCGGACGGCCTGAAGCCGCAGGTCCAGGAGTTCGACCAGGACCTGCCCGGCATTCCCGGTGCCGAGGAGGAGGGCGACCGCTTCGGCAGCTCCGTCTCCGTCGGCGACGTGACGGGTGACGGCTACGCGGACATCGCGCTCGGCGTCGTCGGCGAGGACGTCAAGGCCGTCGGCGACGCGGGCGCCGTCGTCCTCGTGCACGGCAGTGCGAACGGCGTGACCGGCACCGGCGCGCAGGCCTTCCACCAGGACACGGCGGGCGTGCCCGGAGTCGCCGAGGCGGACGACCAGTTCGGGGCGGCCGCGGCGCTGCTCGACGTCACGGGTGACGGCCACCGCGACCTGGCGGTGTCATCCGCCAGGGAGAACGCCCAGGCGGGCGCCGTCTGGTCGCTGCGCGGCACCACCGCGGGCCTGATCGCCACGGACTCCGTCGCCTTCGGCCCCAAGGACGTCGGGGCTCCGGACGCCGCGGCCCTCTTCGGCAGCACCCTGCGCTAGGAACGAAGCGGCTCACGTACGGGCCCGAGGGCGGGGGACGACGGATCGTCGCACCCCCCGCCCGCGGGCCCGTGCTGTTCTCCCTCAGTCGCTGCCGCCCCCGCCGCCCCCGC
Protein-coding sequences here:
- a CDS encoding FG-GAP-like repeat-containing protein, translated to MAASLLVGSGLSALALGAGSAQAATPATDAGRASAAAGKATDDLNGDGYADLVVGAPGGTVSGKAKAGYVVVTYGSKDGLDPAKKKIISRSTSGVPGAATAKQEFGRHVTKADLDQDGYGDLVVGTGVKAGGSVILWGSVSGPTGGTAIDTFGFAPQAADFDGDGTTDLALFDLVGSHGDDPVEQKARLWKGPIARTGTPAATLDFMDKSQWWSYESDERPYPACREKPEVCVDGPLSVQGPVIPDAVGDVNGDGRADIAINDYTGDGTWTNSILYGSPTGFKRGHGAGAKGQLGLGDINGDHYDDLVVGESNYDEADAKVRVAYGSADGLKPQVQEFDQDLPGIPGAEEEGDRFGSSVSVGDVTGDGYADIALGVVGEDVKAVGDAGAVVLVHGSANGVTGTGAQAFHQDTAGVPGVAEADDQFGAAAALLDVTGDGHRDLAVSSARENAQAGAVWSLRGTTAGLIATDSVAFGPKDVGAPDAAALFGSTLR